One genomic segment of Mytilus trossulus isolate FHL-02 chromosome 4, PNRI_Mtr1.1.1.hap1, whole genome shotgun sequence includes these proteins:
- the LOC134716240 gene encoding fibrillin-1-like, producing the protein MPGSYSCQCNTGMDFDPNSLSCITLNACGTDPCLFGCAPTVSSFTCGCPNGYHSMGQGHCVLAVEPTLQPGQNIPHVAAPTGGPGVPPGEGCYGCDIENKDLPLSKRAKRSIQDNNTNMNSTIDEPLDPSKPLILTVPRSQIKPKMTILKVLPALVALKDNVRYKLAKGSGNRVFLMNTRKGVSSLQFRRKVRKQRTFNLDIVARPRIKREKIGGKLVHLKKVDIRLTVSIL; encoded by the exons ATGCCTGGTAGTTACAGTTGTCAGTGTAATACAGGGATGGACTTTGATCCTAACTCATTGTCATGTATCA cTTTGAATGCTTGTGGTACTGATCCATGTCTGTTTGGTTGTGCTCCTACAGTGTCATCCTTTACATGTGGATGTCCTAATGGATATCATAGCATGGGACAAGG GCATTGTGTACTGGCAGTAGAACCAACATTACAACCTGGTCAGAACATACCTCATGTAGCAGCCCCAACAGGGGGACCAGGTGTCCCTCCAGGAGAAGGCTGTTATGGCTGtgatatagaaaataaagaCTTGCCTCTATCAAAAAGAGCAAAAAGAAGTATACAG GATAACAACACCAATATGAACTCTACAATTGATGAGCCCTTGGATCCATCAAAACCATTAATACTAACAGTCCCAAGGTCACAGATCAAaccaaaaatgacaatattgaaAGTTTTACCAGCTCTCGTAGCTCTCAAAGATAATGTACGGTATAAATTAGCTAAAGGAAGCGGGAATAGAGTATTCTTAATGAATACCAGGAAAGGAGTCAGTTCTTTACAGTTCAGGAGAAAAGTACGAAAGCAAAGAACATTTAACCTTGACATTGTAGCTCGTCCAAGaataaaaagggaaaaaattGGTGGCAAACTTGTACATCTAAAGAAAGTTGATATTCGTTTAACTGTATCTATATTATGA